From Halobacterium sp. R2-5, the proteins below share one genomic window:
- a CDS encoding ArsR family transcriptional regulator, producing the protein MGIDEDKRSTLRRFAAVGAASPLTRLAGGDDDESGDSDVRDAITGYVTTTPGAHFSKLRDDLQLGTGETQHHLRRLLEESAVESERDGDYKRFYPAGRFSPFEKRALGYLRRETPRGMVVELLRDPDATASDLADALDVSPATVSKYAAQLEEAGVLSRADGYAIERPETLVVLLVRYADSFDATAAEFAGEAADLLSYDP; encoded by the coding sequence ATGGGCATCGACGAGGACAAGCGCTCGACGCTCCGGCGGTTCGCTGCGGTCGGCGCAGCGAGCCCGCTGACGCGGCTCGCGGGCGGGGACGACGACGAGAGCGGCGACAGCGACGTCCGCGACGCCATCACCGGCTACGTGACGACGACGCCGGGCGCGCACTTCTCGAAACTCCGGGACGACCTCCAGCTCGGCACCGGGGAGACCCAACACCACCTGCGGCGGCTGCTGGAGGAGTCCGCCGTCGAGAGCGAGCGCGACGGCGACTACAAGCGCTTCTACCCGGCGGGCCGGTTCTCGCCGTTCGAGAAGCGCGCGCTCGGCTACCTCCGCCGGGAGACCCCGCGCGGGATGGTCGTCGAGCTGCTGCGGGACCCGGACGCCACCGCGAGCGACCTCGCGGACGCCCTCGACGTGTCGCCGGCGACCGTCAGCAAGTACGCCGCCCAGCTCGAGGAGGCGGGCGTGCTCTCGCGGGCGGACGGCTACGCGATCGAGCGCCCGGAGACTCTCGTCGTGTTGCTCGTGCGGTACGCCGACTCCTTCGACGCGACCGCCGCGGAGTTCGCGGGCGAGGCCGCCGACCTGCTCTCCTACGACCCCTGA
- a CDS encoding SPFH domain-containing protein: protein MEFTPLATGGAVIPVVGLLVLLLLAVVVYETVEIVDAYEKKALTVFGEYRGLLEPGINIVPPFVARTYPFDMRTQTIDVPRQEAITRDNSPVTADAVVYIRVRDAKRAFLEVDHYKTAVSNLAQTTLRAVLGDMELDDTLNKRQEINARIRTELDEPTDEWGIRVESVEVREVNPSQEVQKAMEQQTSAERRRRAMILEAQGERQSAIENAQGDKQSNIIRAQGEKQSQILEAQGDAISTVLRAKSAESMGERAIIEKGMETLEGIGDGESNTFVIPQELSSLVGRYGKHLSGSDVADDGTELGSLEFDAETRELIGLDDIDEILNQISKEADVDPEKLEEQAEAVQRGEDTGLTNTDEVIEEMDQELDADAGASGDTDADAGDDTENA, encoded by the coding sequence ATGGAGTTCACCCCGCTGGCGACCGGCGGCGCAGTGATACCGGTAGTCGGACTGCTGGTGTTGCTGTTGCTGGCCGTCGTCGTCTACGAGACCGTCGAAATCGTGGACGCCTACGAGAAGAAAGCGCTCACGGTGTTCGGGGAGTACCGCGGCCTCCTCGAACCCGGTATCAACATCGTGCCGCCGTTCGTCGCGCGCACGTACCCCTTCGACATGCGCACGCAGACCATCGACGTGCCCCGCCAGGAGGCGATCACCCGCGACAACTCGCCGGTGACCGCCGACGCCGTCGTCTACATCCGCGTGCGGGACGCCAAGCGCGCGTTCCTCGAAGTCGACCACTACAAGACCGCCGTCTCGAACCTCGCGCAGACGACGCTGCGCGCGGTGCTCGGCGACATGGAGCTCGACGACACGCTGAACAAGCGCCAGGAGATCAACGCCCGCATCCGCACGGAGCTCGACGAGCCGACCGACGAGTGGGGGATTCGCGTCGAGAGCGTCGAAGTCCGCGAGGTCAACCCCTCCCAGGAGGTCCAGAAGGCGATGGAGCAACAGACCAGCGCCGAGCGCCGCCGCCGCGCGATGATTCTGGAGGCGCAGGGTGAACGCCAGTCCGCCATCGAGAACGCGCAGGGTGACAAGCAGTCGAACATCATCCGCGCGCAGGGCGAGAAGCAGTCCCAGATTCTCGAAGCGCAGGGTGACGCCATCTCGACCGTGCTCCGCGCGAAGTCCGCGGAGTCGATGGGCGAGCGCGCCATCATCGAGAAGGGCATGGAGACCCTGGAGGGGATCGGCGACGGTGAGTCGAACACGTTCGTCATCCCCCAGGAGCTGTCGAGTCTCGTCGGCCGGTACGGCAAACACCTCTCCGGTAGCGACGTCGCCGACGACGGCACCGAGCTCGGGAGCCTGGAGTTCGACGCGGAGACCCGCGAACTCATCGGCCTCGACGACATCGACGAGATCCTCAACCAGATCAGCAAGGAGGCCGACGTCGACCCCGAGAAGCTCGAAGAGCAGGCCGAGGCCGTCCAGCGGGGCGAAGATACCGGCTTGACCAACACCGACGAGGTCATCGAGGAGATGGACCAGGAGCTCGACGCCGACGCGGGCGCGAGCGGCGACACCGACGCCGACGCGGGCGACGACACCGAGAACGCGTAA
- a CDS encoding NfeD family protein yields the protein MAVVEVFGQSLSFLLVVVGTTLCIMEALAPGAHLIVLGVALLAAGLIGLFVPAAATPFVLAGLVLAFGLASLYLYRNYELYQGTGRGQTRDSEDLRGSRGYVTEEVTPREGRIKLQSGGFDSSYSARTISGTIPEGEDVVVVDPGGGNVVTVEAVDGLDDIDRELEQELTDAEGS from the coding sequence ATGGCCGTAGTCGAAGTATTCGGACAGTCCCTGTCGTTCCTGCTCGTGGTCGTCGGGACGACGCTGTGCATCATGGAGGCGCTCGCCCCCGGTGCACACCTCATCGTCCTCGGCGTCGCGCTGCTGGCAGCCGGGCTCATCGGGCTGTTCGTCCCGGCGGCGGCGACGCCGTTCGTGCTCGCGGGCCTCGTGCTCGCGTTCGGGCTGGCGTCCCTGTACCTCTACCGCAACTACGAGCTCTACCAGGGGACGGGGCGCGGGCAGACCCGGGACTCCGAGGACCTCCGCGGGTCCCGCGGCTACGTCACCGAGGAGGTGACCCCGCGGGAGGGGCGCATCAAACTCCAGTCCGGCGGGTTCGACTCGTCGTACAGCGCGCGAACCATCTCCGGCACCATCCCCGAAGGCGAGGACGTCGTGGTCGTCGACCCGGGCGGCGGCAACGTCGTCACCGTGGAGGCCGTCGACGGCCTCGACGACATCGACCGCGAGCTCGAACAGGAGCTGACAGACGCCGAGGGCTCGTAG